The following are encoded together in the Pseudomonas xantholysinigenes genome:
- a CDS encoding M949_RS01915 family surface polysaccharide biosynthesis protein has protein sequence MFATHRWLNLSLGLGSLALLAACEQKSFEILPPIPVEQLEVLGVQTPIKSVHFHDREGEGLLVLSRADGQATDPDTEEEVDKVVLKATLYGRAASGDAFKSRWQIEQETTCAGLDLDVDFYADVSDVSDLNKDGVAEVTVASHSFCGGGIDPHDIAIEMREGQAVYSITGQSLITPPGEDPFGGEREDSASLKTAPQVLREHMDAVWQQVYKRPWSDAVTPSDDGPDDDGE, from the coding sequence ATGTTTGCCACGCACCGTTGGTTGAACCTCTCCTTGGGCCTGGGCAGCCTGGCGCTGCTGGCCGCCTGCGAACAGAAAAGCTTCGAGATCCTGCCGCCGATCCCGGTGGAGCAGCTGGAAGTGCTCGGCGTGCAGACGCCGATCAAGAGCGTGCACTTCCATGATCGCGAGGGCGAGGGCCTGTTGGTGCTAAGCCGGGCCGACGGCCAGGCCACCGACCCGGACACCGAAGAGGAGGTCGACAAGGTGGTGCTCAAGGCCACCTTGTATGGCCGCGCCGCCAGTGGCGATGCGTTCAAGTCGCGCTGGCAGATCGAACAGGAAACCACCTGCGCCGGCCTCGACCTGGATGTGGACTTCTATGCCGACGTCAGTGATGTCAGCGACCTGAACAAGGATGGCGTTGCCGAAGTGACCGTTGCCAGTCACTCCTTTTGTGGCGGTGGGATCGACCCGCACGACATCGCCATCGAAATGCGCGAAGGCCAGGCGGTGTACAGCATCACCGGGCAGTCGTTGATCACCCCACCCGGCGAGGACCCGTTCGGCGGCGAGCGCGAGGACAGTGCCTCGTTGAAGACCGCGCCACAAGTACTGCGCGAACATATGGACGCGGTATGGCAGCAGGTCTACAAGCGGCCTTGGAGCGACGCGGTCACACCGTCCGATGACGGCCCCGACGACGATGGCGAATAG
- a CDS encoding aspartate-semialdehyde dehydrogenase, whose product MLPPIIPLSAAPVTSQQDPVKPPPTIPPVVPAQAASSDASVDLKRHRDPEEQVLLLRDEQRRQQQRREQAEGERYEAMPGDEVNADNTVPVAPLGERTRQGLLVDIEV is encoded by the coding sequence ATGCTGCCGCCGATCATCCCGCTCAGTGCCGCCCCCGTGACCTCGCAACAGGATCCGGTCAAGCCGCCGCCGACCATTCCCCCGGTGGTGCCAGCGCAGGCTGCCTCCAGTGACGCCAGCGTCGATCTCAAGCGCCATCGCGATCCCGAGGAGCAGGTACTGTTGCTGCGCGACGAGCAGCGCCGCCAGCAACAGCGGCGCGAGCAGGCCGAAGGGGAACGCTACGAGGCCATGCCGGGCGATGAAGTCAACGCCGACAACACCGTGCCGGTGGCGCCGTTGGGCGAGCGTACGCGCCAGGGCTTGCTGGTGGATATCGAAGTCTGA
- the ccoM gene encoding cytochrome c oxidase subunit CcoM, whose amino-acid sequence MFFDNVVIAGVVTVGLMLAFFAGLGIFIWKDSKKRNQR is encoded by the coding sequence ATGTTCTTCGACAACGTGGTTATCGCAGGTGTGGTAACGGTCGGATTGATGTTGGCGTTCTTCGCCGGTCTGGGCATTTTCATCTGGAAGGATTCGAAAAAGCGCAATCAGCGCTGA
- a CDS encoding FUSC family protein, with the protein MPITFQVLFAPSRLAVTFAIKTLLGGGLALWLAMRWGLEQPSWALMTAFIVAQPLSGMVVQKGLARLAGTLVGTCMSVLFIGLFAQTPWLFLLTLALWLALCTAASTQLRSAWAYAFVLAGYTVAIIALPAIDHPLQVFDQAVARCTEICLGICCATASSALIWPMRVEQQLAVQARQAWQNGLQAASAMLGGEDQARQGLLDSLGRIVAIDAQREHAWFEGNRGRQRARAIRGLSQALMVLLRISRSVRRQWRQLDDAEAVHLAPWLDEARAGLASADQASLLLLRQRVWDAAHDERISAAEHYGLARLTLLLDYAMAATQALEDVEQGRAPKNVSQRLAAHRDLPLALLFGARSALAFLAMSSFWLATAWPSAPGGLVLTCVVCSLFASRENGAQIGLSFLRGIVLAIPLAFLVGQILLPQWSSFAMLCLGMGVPLFFGALGMAHPRTGATATSYCLHFVVLVAPLNAMHFDVASMLNSAQAMLLGVGAAVLAFRLLVLRHPAWLGRRLRAATQSDLVRLTRRDLRGADSWFGGRMADRLMQLARHASELPEAERRRWDDGLHGLDIGDELVHLRMCLAMAQAPLGHAERQYLQQLEAVLANGPAPGRGQRLDAASEQFIEALRQQPPSDPLRLAIGAVLQLRKSWGKWCRWQEDVHGHA; encoded by the coding sequence GTGCCCATCACCTTCCAGGTCCTGTTCGCACCCAGTCGCCTTGCCGTCACGTTTGCCATCAAGACTTTGCTTGGTGGCGGCCTGGCGTTGTGGTTGGCCATGCGCTGGGGTCTGGAGCAGCCTTCCTGGGCATTGATGACCGCCTTCATCGTCGCCCAGCCATTGTCGGGCATGGTGGTGCAGAAGGGCCTGGCGCGGCTGGCCGGCACACTGGTCGGTACCTGCATGTCGGTGCTGTTCATCGGCCTGTTCGCCCAGACGCCCTGGCTGTTCCTGCTGACCCTGGCCCTGTGGCTGGCGCTGTGTACCGCCGCCTCGACCCAACTGCGCAGCGCCTGGGCCTATGCCTTCGTGCTGGCCGGTTACACGGTGGCAATCATTGCCTTGCCGGCGATCGACCATCCCTTGCAGGTGTTCGACCAGGCGGTGGCGCGTTGTACCGAGATCTGCCTGGGCATCTGTTGCGCCACGGCCAGTAGCGCGCTGATCTGGCCGATGCGGGTCGAGCAGCAGCTCGCCGTGCAGGCGCGCCAGGCCTGGCAGAATGGCCTGCAGGCGGCCAGCGCCATGCTCGGTGGCGAAGACCAGGCCCGCCAGGGTTTGCTCGACAGTCTCGGGCGTATCGTCGCCATCGACGCCCAGCGCGAGCATGCCTGGTTCGAGGGTAATCGCGGTCGCCAACGGGCCCGGGCGATTCGTGGCCTGAGCCAAGCACTGATGGTGTTGTTGCGGATTTCCCGATCAGTGCGCCGACAGTGGCGGCAATTGGACGACGCCGAGGCCGTGCACCTGGCACCCTGGCTGGACGAGGCCCGTGCCGGGTTGGCCAGCGCTGATCAAGCCAGCCTGCTGCTGCTGCGCCAGCGAGTGTGGGATGCGGCCCATGATGAACGGATCAGCGCTGCCGAGCATTATGGGCTGGCGCGTCTGACCCTGCTGCTGGACTACGCCATGGCCGCCACCCAGGCGCTTGAGGATGTGGAGCAGGGCAGGGCGCCCAAGAACGTGTCGCAACGCTTGGCTGCCCATCGCGACTTGCCCCTGGCCTTGTTGTTCGGAGCGCGCAGCGCCTTGGCATTCCTGGCCATGAGCAGCTTCTGGCTGGCCACCGCCTGGCCCTCGGCGCCGGGCGGGCTGGTGTTGACCTGCGTGGTCTGCAGCTTGTTCGCCAGTCGCGAGAACGGCGCGCAGATCGGCCTCAGTTTCTTGCGCGGGATTGTCCTGGCGATCCCGCTGGCGTTCCTGGTGGGGCAGATCCTGCTGCCACAGTGGAGCAGCTTCGCCATGCTCTGTCTGGGCATGGGCGTGCCGCTGTTCTTCGGTGCACTGGGCATGGCCCATCCCCGTACCGGAGCCACTGCCACATCCTATTGCCTGCATTTCGTCGTGTTGGTGGCACCGCTCAACGCCATGCATTTCGATGTGGCCAGCATGCTCAACAGCGCCCAGGCCATGTTGCTGGGCGTGGGGGCGGCGGTCCTGGCGTTTCGCCTGTTGGTGCTGCGCCACCCGGCCTGGCTTGGCCGGCGCCTGCGCGCCGCCACGCAGAGCGACCTGGTGCGCCTCACGCGGCGCGACCTGCGGGGCGCCGACAGTTGGTTCGGCGGGCGCATGGCTGACCGTTTGATGCAACTGGCACGGCATGCCAGCGAGCTGCCCGAGGCCGAGCGCCGGCGTTGGGACGACGGCCTGCATGGCCTCGACATCGGCGATGAACTGGTGCACCTGCGTATGTGCCTGGCCATGGCCCAGGCGCCTCTGGGCCATGCCGAGCGCCAGTACCTGCAACAGCTCGAGGCGGTGCTCGCCAATGGCCCGGCGCCGGGCCGTGGTCAGCGCCTGGACGCTGCCAGCGAGCAGTTCATCGAGGCTTTGCGCCAGCAGCCGCCCAGCGACCCGCTGCGCCTGGCGATCGGCGCGGTGCTGCAATTGCGCAAGAGCTGGGGCAAGTGGTGCCGCTGGCAGGAGGATGTCCATGGGCATGCGTGA
- a CDS encoding DUF1656 domain-containing protein — protein MGMREWALGGVLLSPFLIYVVMALVLTGLLRFVVQATPLGRWIWHEALFDTALFVCVLYLVVRLFGPL, from the coding sequence ATGGGCATGCGTGAGTGGGCGCTGGGCGGGGTGCTGCTCAGCCCGTTCCTGATCTATGTCGTGATGGCCCTGGTGCTGACCGGGCTGTTGCGCTTCGTCGTGCAGGCCACGCCCCTGGGGCGCTGGATCTGGCATGAAGCGCTGTTCGACACAGCATTGTTCGTGTGTGTGCTGTACCTGGTGGTGCGGCTGTTTGGCCCTTTGTGA
- a CDS encoding efflux RND transporter periplasmic adaptor subunit encodes MRAAVRTLVTLCLVAVAVFAGYQLWQYYMLTPWTRDARVRADVVVIAPDVSGWVSALKVHDNQQVKAGDLLMSIDRERFQAAFDQASAVVETRTQQLRLRDREAARRTALGPEAISAELRENAQINAAVARGELHEAEAQLQVAKINLARSEVRAPRGGHITNLRLAEGNFVNTGQSVMALVDDATFYIQAYFEETKLPRIRVGDPVKVWLMGAGEAMQGHVESISRGITDRNSTPDGQLLPEVEPTFNWVRLAQRIPVRIRLDQVPEEVTLSAGMTASVQVHEVR; translated from the coding sequence ATGCGTGCAGCCGTACGTACCCTGGTCACCCTGTGCTTGGTGGCGGTCGCTGTATTTGCCGGTTATCAGCTCTGGCAGTACTACATGCTCACGCCCTGGACCCGGGATGCCCGGGTGCGGGCCGACGTGGTGGTGATTGCTCCGGATGTGTCGGGTTGGGTCAGCGCGCTCAAGGTGCATGACAACCAGCAGGTCAAGGCCGGCGACTTGCTGATGAGCATCGACCGTGAGCGTTTCCAGGCGGCGTTCGACCAGGCCAGCGCGGTGGTCGAGACCCGTACCCAGCAATTGCGCCTGCGTGATCGCGAAGCCGCCCGGCGCACTGCGCTGGGGCCGGAGGCGATCAGCGCCGAGCTGCGTGAGAACGCCCAGATCAACGCCGCCGTCGCCCGTGGCGAACTGCATGAGGCCGAGGCGCAGTTGCAGGTGGCGAAGATCAACCTGGCCCGCAGCGAAGTGCGCGCTCCGCGGGGCGGGCATATCACCAACCTGCGCCTGGCCGAGGGTAACTTCGTCAACACCGGACAATCGGTAATGGCCCTGGTGGACGATGCCACCTTTTATATCCAGGCGTATTTCGAGGAGACCAAGTTGCCGCGGATTCGCGTTGGCGATCCGGTCAAGGTCTGGCTGATGGGCGCGGGCGAAGCGATGCAGGGGCATGTCGAGAGCATCAGCCGCGGCATCACTGACCGCAACTCGACCCCGGACGGACAACTGCTGCCCGAGGTGGAACCGACTTTCAACTGGGTGCGGCTGGCGCAGCGGATCCCGGTGCGCATCCGCTTGGACCAGGTTCCCGAAGAGGTGACCTTGAGCGCCGGGATGACCGCCAGCGTGCAGGTGCACGAGGTGCGATAA
- a CDS encoding SDR family oxidoreductase — MNKPLIIITGASSGIGAATARLFSAAGHPLLLLARRLERLEALALPNCLCRAVDIRDRAALLAAVHEAEALHGPADALVNNAGVMLLGQMHEQDPEQWERMFDINVKGLLNGVHALVGGMIERRRGTLINVSSVAGRKTFPNHVAYVGSKFAVHGLSENLREELAPHNVRVVTIAPGAVETELLGHTTDEGIKRDYEAWKANDMGGVVLAAEDVAGAIVWAYQQPQQVCIREIVLAATAQQP; from the coding sequence ATGAACAAACCTCTGATCATCATCACCGGCGCCAGCTCCGGCATCGGCGCCGCCACCGCCCGCCTGTTCAGCGCCGCTGGCCATCCGTTGCTGCTCCTCGCCCGGCGCCTGGAACGCCTCGAGGCCCTGGCGCTGCCAAACTGCCTGTGCCGCGCCGTGGACATCCGCGATCGCGCGGCGCTGCTCGCCGCAGTGCATGAAGCCGAGGCGCTGCACGGCCCAGCCGACGCGTTGGTGAACAACGCCGGCGTGATGCTGCTGGGGCAGATGCACGAGCAAGATCCAGAACAGTGGGAGCGTATGTTCGACATCAACGTCAAGGGCTTGCTCAACGGCGTGCATGCGCTGGTCGGCGGCATGATCGAACGCCGTCGGGGCACGCTGATCAACGTCAGTTCGGTGGCCGGGCGCAAGACCTTCCCTAACCATGTCGCCTATGTGGGCAGCAAGTTCGCCGTGCATGGGTTGTCGGAAAACCTGCGCGAAGAACTGGCACCGCACAATGTGCGGGTGGTGACCATCGCCCCTGGCGCAGTGGAAACCGAGTTGCTCGGGCATACCACCGATGAAGGCATCAAGCGCGACTACGAGGCGTGGAAGGCCAACGACATGGGCGGCGTGGTGCTGGCGGCGGAGGATGTGGCCGGGGCGATCGTCTGGGCCTACCAGCAGCCGCAGCAGGTGTGCATCCGCGAGATCGTGCTGGCGGCCACCGCTCAGCAGCCTTGA